The Neovison vison isolate M4711 chromosome 5, ASM_NN_V1, whole genome shotgun sequence genome includes a region encoding these proteins:
- the CCL5 gene encoding C-C motif chemokine 5, translating to MKVSAATFAVLLATAAFCAPASASPYASDTTPCCFAYISRRLPFTHIQEYFYTSSKCSMPAVVFVTRKHRQVCANPQKKWVRDHINSLEMS from the exons ATGAAGGTCTCCGCAGCTACCTTTGCAGTCCTCCTAGCCACCGCCGCCTTCTGcgctcctgcctctgcctccccat ATGCCTCGGACACCACcccctgctgctttgcctacatCTCCCGCCGACTGCCCTTCACCCACATCCAGGAGTATTTCTACACCAGCAGCAAGTGCTCCATGCCAGCCGTCGT CTTTGTCACCCGGAAGCACCGCCAAGTGTGTGCCAACCCACAGAAGAAATGGGTGCGCGACCACATCAACTCTTTGGAGATGAGTTAG
- the CCL16 gene encoding C-C motif chemokine 16, whose amino-acid sequence MKVSGAALFLLILILTIPALHGQSKSPESLNSSHTCCLKHHEKVMPRKMVVGYRRALNCYLPAIIFVTKKNREICANPQNKWVQEYIRDPNIPLLPPRNLAQARSVRP is encoded by the exons ATGAAGGTCTCCGGGGCTGccctctttctcctcatcctcatcctcaccaTTCCTGCTTTGCACGGCCAGTCAA AAAGTCCTGAGTCGTTGAACAGTTCTCATACCTGCTGCCTGAAGCATCATGAGAAAGTAATGCCAAGGAAAATGGTGGTGGGATACAGAAGGGCCCTCAACTGCTACCTGCCGGCAATCAT CTTTGTCACCAAAAAGAACCGAGAGATCTGTGccaacccccaaaacaaatgGGTCCAAGAGTACATCAGGGATCCCAATATACCTTTGCTGCCTCCCAGGAACTTGGCCCAGGCTAGAAGTGTTAGGCCATAG